TCTCGGGGCGTTATCCAAATGGCCCGGACTATCAGTTGCTAAATTATGGCAGTGGCAGCTCTCTGAGCGGCTCTTACAGGGATCCCGCTGCCATGCACACCGGCTCTTACGGCTACAATTACAATGGGATGGACCTCAGCGTCAGCCGCTCCTCGGCCTCCTCCAGCCACTTTGGGGCGGTGGGCGAGAGCTCGCGCGCCTTCCCCGCGCCCGCCCAGGAGCCCCGCTTCAGGCCAGCGGCGTCGAGCTGCTCCCTGTCCTCGCCCGAGTCCCTGCCCTGCTCCAACGGCGACAGCCACAGCGCCAAGCCCTCGGCGTCGTCCCCCTCCGACCAGGCGACCCCGGCCAGCTCCAGCGCCAATTTCACCGAAATAGACGAGGCCAGCGCGTCCTCGGAGCCCGAGGAAGCGGCGAGCCAGCTGGGCAGCCCGAGCTTAGCGCGGGCGCAGCCGGAGCCCCTGGCCACCTCCACCGCCGCGCCGGAGGGGCAGGCTCCGCAGATATTCCCGTGGATGAGGAAGCTTCACATCAGCCATGGTAACTCGCCTCGCGCTTTTTTGTCTTCTCggctgcccttcttctgcctttgagggtggggggtgaggacagCTTGGCTTGTCCTCctagagaaaaaaatatatgtatctgttccAGAGGG
This window of the Tenrec ecaudatus isolate mTenEca1 chromosome 10, mTenEca1.hap1, whole genome shotgun sequence genome carries:
- the HOXB5 gene encoding homeobox protein Hox-B5 produces the protein MSSYFVNSFSGRYPNGPDYQLLNYGSGSSLSGSYRDPAAMHTGSYGYNYNGMDLSVSRSSASSSHFGAVGESSRAFPAPAQEPRFRPAASSCSLSSPESLPCSNGDSHSAKPSASSPSDQATPASSSANFTEIDEASASSEPEEAASQLGSPSLARAQPEPLATSTAAPEGQAPQIFPWMRKLHISHDMTGPDGKRARTAYTRYQTLELEKEFHFNRYLTRRRRIEIAHALCLSERQIKIWFQNRRMKWKKDNKLKSMSLATAGSAFQP